In Planctomycetia bacterium, the following proteins share a genomic window:
- a CDS encoding ABC transporter permease, translating to MNKMWVVARREYRTTVRTKAFVVAIVLMPIFMLGGFAVQSLTEDRIDVDAKKVAVLDPNGRLFDIIVAASESRNKAKTDDFGILDPETGEQVKPKYVFERVPIQADSPDEQRVELSDQVRSKVYFAFIEVTGDVFDYASGDARLNYYSNEPTYDDLRRWLSYIVDERVRSERFAAAGLDIKLVGKAMKPVELENLGLYERDADTGAIKQAEKVNRAATFLVPITILMLMWMALMMTTQPILSGVIEEKMQKISEVLLGSARPFEIMMGKLVGFVGVAVTLVGIYAVGGWTVANYYGHADMIPMHLLGWLGVFLSLAIFMFGSMFLAAGSCCNDLREAQNLVMPIWLVLLIPMFTFGTVLQHPSSSFAVWLSLFPPATPMLMMIRLSMAPIVPMWQIAVGIVGTIITTLICVWAAGRIFRIGLLMQGKPPKPLEILKWVVRG from the coding sequence ATGAATAAGATGTGGGTCGTCGCCAGGCGGGAATACCGCACCACGGTTCGCACGAAGGCCTTCGTCGTCGCCATCGTATTGATGCCGATCTTCATGCTCGGCGGCTTTGCCGTTCAGTCTCTCACCGAGGACCGGATCGATGTCGATGCCAAGAAGGTTGCCGTCCTTGACCCCAATGGACGGCTCTTCGACATCATCGTCGCCGCGTCGGAATCGCGTAATAAGGCCAAGACGGACGACTTCGGGATTCTCGACCCCGAGACGGGCGAGCAGGTCAAGCCGAAGTATGTCTTCGAGCGCGTCCCGATCCAGGCCGATTCGCCGGACGAGCAGCGCGTTGAATTGTCGGACCAGGTTCGGAGTAAGGTTTACTTCGCTTTCATCGAGGTGACCGGCGACGTCTTTGATTACGCTTCCGGCGATGCCCGGCTGAATTACTACTCCAACGAGCCGACCTACGACGACCTGCGCCGCTGGCTGTCCTACATCGTCGATGAACGGGTCCGGTCGGAACGTTTCGCGGCCGCCGGTCTCGACATCAAATTGGTCGGCAAGGCGATGAAGCCTGTCGAATTGGAAAACCTTGGCCTCTACGAGCGAGACGCCGACACCGGCGCCATCAAACAGGCGGAAAAGGTCAACCGCGCCGCCACCTTTCTGGTCCCCATCACCATCCTCATGCTCATGTGGATGGCCCTCATGATGACCACCCAGCCGATCCTCAGCGGCGTCATCGAAGAGAAGATGCAGAAGATTTCCGAGGTGCTGCTCGGCTCGGCCCGGCCCTTTGAAATCATGATGGGCAAGCTCGTCGGCTTCGTCGGCGTGGCTGTTACCCTCGTGGGCATCTACGCCGTCGGCGGCTGGACCGTGGCCAACTACTACGGCCACGCCGACATGATCCCGATGCACCTGCTCGGCTGGCTCGGCGTTTTCCTCAGCCTGGCGATTTTCATGTTTGGCTCGATGTTCCTGGCCGCCGGCTCATGTTGCAACGACCTCCGCGAGGCGCAGAACCTGGTCATGCCGATCTGGCTGGTGCTGCTGATTCCCATGTTCACCTTCGGGACGGTCCTGCAGCACCCATCGAGCTCGTTTGCGGTCTGGTTGTCTCTCTTCCCCCCGGCGACGCCCATGCTGATGATGATCCGCCTGTCGATGGCCCCGATCGTGCCCATGTGGCAGATCGCCGTCGGCATCGTGGGGACGATCATCACCACGCTCATCTGCGTCTGGGCCGCCGGCCGCATCTTCCGTATCGGCCTGCTCATGCAGGGCAAACCGCCGAAGCCGTTGGAGATTCTCAAGTGGGTCGTACGGGGTTAG
- a CDS encoding ATP-binding cassette domain-containing protein has protein sequence MTSSAVEIQNVNKTYGSTRAVADLSLVVPNGSVYGFIGPNGSGKTTTLRMILRIIHPDSGMIRVLGEDASAGDAANDRIGYLPEERGLYRKMLVGEVLEFYAGLKGVKNAKPLIAGWLDRLQLKDVARKKVEAMSKGMSQKIQFIATVLHKPELVILDEPFSGLDPVNMDVLKDAILELRRGGTTVIFSTHDMDVAEKMCDFVFMIFKGQKVLDGTLGTIKEKYGSDTLRVRMEGNGVQFTELPGVQRVNDFGQFQELRIDKQADPQAILQQLAGRGRVQHFEIAQPSLHDIFVRIAGPAAQEITHE, from the coding sequence ATGACTTCATCTGCGGTTGAGATTCAGAATGTCAACAAGACCTACGGCTCCACGCGGGCTGTGGCGGACCTTTCGCTGGTCGTGCCGAACGGAAGCGTTTACGGCTTCATCGGCCCCAACGGCTCCGGCAAGACGACGACCCTGCGGATGATTCTGCGCATCATCCACCCGGACAGCGGAATGATTCGCGTCCTCGGCGAGGATGCCAGCGCCGGTGACGCCGCCAATGACCGCATCGGATACCTGCCCGAGGAACGCGGGCTCTACAGAAAGATGCTCGTCGGTGAAGTCCTGGAATTCTACGCGGGCCTCAAGGGCGTCAAGAACGCAAAGCCCCTGATCGCCGGATGGCTGGATCGATTGCAATTGAAGGATGTCGCCAGGAAAAAGGTCGAGGCAATGTCCAAGGGCATGTCGCAGAAGATCCAGTTCATCGCCACCGTTCTGCACAAGCCCGAACTGGTCATCCTCGACGAGCCTTTCAGCGGCCTGGACCCGGTGAACATGGATGTCCTCAAGGACGCCATTCTCGAACTGCGCCGCGGCGGCACCACGGTGATCTTCTCCACGCACGATATGGACGTCGCCGAGAAAATGTGCGACTTCGTCTTCATGATCTTCAAGGGCCAGAAGGTCCTCGACGGAACGCTCGGCACGATCAAAGAAAAATACGGCTCCGACACACTCCGTGTGCGAATGGAAGGCAACGGGGTTCAATTCACCGAGCTTCCGGGCGTTCAGCGCGTCAATGACTTCGGACAGTTTCAGGAGCTGCGCATCGACAAGCAGGCCGACCCGCAGGCAATCCTGCAGCAACTGGCCGGCCGTGGTCGCGTCCAGCATTTCGAGATTGCCCAGCCGTCGCTGCACGACATTTTCGTTCGCATCGCCGGGCCGGCGGCCCAGGAGATAACACATGAATAA
- the recQ gene encoding DNA helicase RecQ produces MKTATPVFGGLKQVTEITRHFWGIDQLRPLQAQAIEAGVTARDSLLVMPTGGGKSLCYQVPPVLAERTDVVISPLIALMKDQVDGLRQCGYPAVALNSGMTQSELMKAQAGIAAGKFRLIFVAPERLLGSYCLRMLREADVSAFAIDEAHCISHWGHDFRPEYRRLAEIREYFPKAGIHAFTATANQRVRDDIVRQLRLKDPTILVGDFDRPNLTYRVFPRVDLYTQTLEVVRRHKNEAVIVYCISRKDTEAMAAYLASSGVRAAHYHAGMEPADRRRTQDAFAEERLDVVVATVAFGMGIDRSNVRCVIHAALPKSIEHYQQETGRAGRDGLPSECVLFYSASDVMRWEDLIARSAEGAERPDEVIAAMKEQLGHMQRYANSMKCRHQRLVEHFGQTCQRDNCEACDVCLGETEEVVDSTVLAQKILSCVARVEERFGAKHVADVLVGANTELIRSFKHDQLSTYGLLKGMDRKALSNLIYQLVDLEVLDRSAGDRPILKLNAASWEVMRGDRSVRLQQPKVEGVKKSRYADDAWSGVDSDLFEALRKLRYEIAQGRGVPAFVICGDATLRDLARHRPSTLDGLRRIKGLGDRKVADLGRSLIECINTFCERAGLSTDENALPVPRAKPTRSPARDAAFEMFARNESLEDVAIAVRRAPGTLSGYLAEFIAERRPERVDAWVDNATYQKVARAVCELGPAPLKPIFEKLNGEVPYETIRIVAAHIDAVGVQTL; encoded by the coding sequence ATGAAAACGGCCACACCGGTTTTCGGCGGTTTGAAGCAGGTCACGGAAATCACCCGGCACTTCTGGGGCATCGACCAGTTGCGCCCGCTGCAGGCGCAGGCCATCGAGGCGGGCGTGACGGCGCGCGACAGCCTGCTCGTCATGCCGACGGGCGGCGGCAAGTCGCTCTGCTATCAGGTGCCGCCGGTTTTGGCCGAGCGCACCGACGTCGTCATTTCTCCGCTCATCGCCTTGATGAAAGATCAGGTGGACGGGCTGCGGCAGTGTGGGTATCCGGCCGTCGCCCTGAACAGCGGCATGACGCAATCGGAACTGATGAAAGCCCAGGCGGGGATCGCTGCGGGAAAGTTTCGGCTTATCTTTGTCGCGCCCGAGCGGCTTTTGGGCTCGTACTGCCTGCGCATGCTCCGAGAGGCGGATGTCAGCGCCTTTGCCATCGATGAAGCGCACTGCATCAGCCACTGGGGACACGACTTTCGACCGGAGTATCGTCGTCTCGCCGAGATTCGCGAGTACTTCCCCAAGGCAGGCATCCACGCCTTCACCGCGACGGCCAATCAGCGGGTGCGTGACGACATCGTGCGGCAGCTTCGTCTGAAGGACCCGACCATTCTGGTGGGGGACTTCGACCGGCCGAATCTCACCTACCGTGTGTTTCCGCGGGTTGACCTTTACACCCAGACGCTGGAGGTTGTGCGGCGCCACAAGAATGAGGCGGTCATCGTGTATTGCATCAGCCGCAAGGATACGGAGGCGATGGCGGCATACCTTGCATCGAGCGGGGTTCGCGCCGCGCACTATCACGCCGGGATGGAGCCCGCCGACCGGCGCCGTACGCAGGATGCGTTTGCCGAGGAGCGGCTGGACGTGGTCGTGGCCACCGTCGCCTTCGGCATGGGCATCGATCGAAGCAACGTCCGCTGCGTCATTCATGCCGCCCTGCCCAAGAGCATCGAGCACTATCAACAGGAGACCGGCCGGGCAGGACGCGATGGCCTGCCGTCCGAGTGCGTGCTGTTCTATTCGGCATCGGACGTGATGCGCTGGGAAGACTTGATCGCCCGGAGCGCCGAGGGGGCCGAGCGGCCGGATGAGGTCATCGCGGCGATGAAAGAGCAGCTCGGTCACATGCAGCGCTATGCCAATTCGATGAAGTGCCGGCATCAGCGGCTCGTTGAGCACTTCGGTCAGACTTGCCAGCGCGACAATTGCGAGGCCTGCGACGTCTGCCTCGGCGAGACGGAAGAAGTCGTGGATTCGACGGTGCTGGCACAGAAGATTCTGTCGTGCGTCGCGAGGGTGGAGGAGCGATTCGGGGCGAAGCACGTCGCCGACGTGCTCGTCGGGGCCAACACCGAGTTGATCCGCTCGTTCAAGCATGACCAGTTGAGCACCTACGGACTGCTCAAAGGGATGGACCGCAAGGCGCTGTCCAACCTCATCTACCAACTCGTGGATCTCGAGGTGCTGGATCGCTCGGCGGGCGATCGGCCGATTCTCAAGCTCAATGCCGCCTCCTGGGAAGTGATGCGCGGCGACCGGTCGGTACGCTTGCAGCAGCCGAAGGTCGAGGGCGTCAAGAAGTCTCGCTATGCCGACGATGCCTGGTCCGGCGTCGATAGCGACCTGTTCGAGGCGCTGCGAAAGCTCCGCTACGAGATCGCTCAGGGTCGAGGTGTGCCCGCTTTCGTCATCTGTGGCGATGCGACGCTGCGCGACCTTGCGCGGCATCGGCCGTCAACCCTGGATGGCCTGCGCCGTATCAAGGGCCTGGGCGATCGCAAGGTGGCGGACCTCGGCAGGTCGCTGATCGAATGCATCAACACCTTCTGCGAACGGGCCGGGCTATCAACCGATGAGAATGCGCTGCCGGTGCCGAGGGCGAAGCCAACGCGATCGCCTGCGCGCGATGCGGCATTTGAAATGTTTGCGCGGAATGAGTCGCTGGAAGATGTCGCCATCGCAGTCAGGCGGGCGCCCGGCACACTCTCTGGCTATCTCGCGGAGTTCATCGCCGAGCGACGGCCCGAGCGGGTGGACGCCTGGGTTGACAATGCCACCTATCAGAAGGTCGCGCGGGCCGTCTGCGAGCTGGGGCCGGCGCCGCTCAAGCCCATCTTCGAAAAGCTCAACGGAGAGGTTCCCTACGAGACGATCCGGATCGTCGCCGCTCATATCGATGCGGTCGGCGTTCAGACGCTCTAG
- a CDS encoding histidine phosphatase family protein, whose translation MTHIALVSAGETQWRVEGRLAGDTDLPLTEVGHRQAVADADAIAALKPTVVRCGPEHATKQTGTVIAHGLGIKLKTVKELRELDLGHWEGLTIESLKERFGRVYRQWRSDPTSVEPPSGESLLDAAKRLSDGISRIVKSHPDETVAVAVGQYAWAVLRCTLQDGNYEKFWDYVDGEARWCELDAEPAKGKKKPVE comes from the coding sequence ATGACACACATTGCCCTTGTATCAGCGGGAGAGACGCAGTGGCGGGTGGAAGGGCGCCTCGCCGGAGATACCGACTTACCGCTGACGGAAGTGGGGCATCGCCAGGCTGTCGCCGACGCCGACGCCATCGCCGCGCTGAAGCCGACCGTGGTTCGATGCGGCCCGGAGCACGCGACGAAGCAAACGGGAACCGTCATCGCTCACGGTCTGGGCATCAAGCTTAAGACCGTCAAGGAGCTTCGGGAGCTCGACCTCGGACATTGGGAGGGGCTGACCATCGAAAGCCTAAAGGAGAGGTTCGGCCGTGTATATCGGCAATGGCGGAGTGACCCAACCTCCGTCGAGCCGCCTAGTGGCGAGTCGCTACTCGACGCAGCGAAGCGACTCTCCGACGGCATCTCAAGGATCGTCAAGAGTCATCCCGACGAGACCGTGGCCGTCGCCGTCGGGCAATACGCCTGGGCGGTGCTCCGCTGCACGCTTCAGGATGGGAATTACGAGAAATTTTGGGACTACGTCGACGGAGAAGCCCGGTGGTGCGAGCTTGATGCCGAACCCGCAAAGGGCAAAAAGAAGCCCGTCGAGTAA
- a CDS encoding phosphoglycerate kinase, producing the protein MAKRTIDQVEVSGKRVLMRVDFNVPLQGDRITDDRRLVQALPSIKSVVDRGGKLILMSHLGRPKGTGHEPEFSLRPVATHLASLMGCPVTFAEDCVGSPADRAVESMTPGSVVLLENLRFHAAETLIDKAKKNPDKKPTVEQRASIDAFARELVRYGDLYCNDAFGTCHRKHASMYDVPLMIGAGRRCCGRLVEKELRFLGEALNRPARPFVAILGGAKVSDKIGVIESLLPKVDSILIGGAMAYTFLASKGMRVGDSLCERDKLEIAKALLEKSAGKIHLPIDSICAAKLEANVSTRVVAGEIESGLAGFDVGPGTVSAFRDVLETAKTIVWNGPMGVFETPPFDTGTLAIAKALAEATARGAITIIGGGDSSAAVEAAGLADEMTHISTGGGASLEFLEGKPFATIELLDDA; encoded by the coding sequence ATGGCCAAACGGACGATTGATCAAGTTGAAGTGAGCGGCAAGCGGGTGCTCATGCGCGTGGATTTCAACGTGCCGCTGCAGGGCGATCGCATCACCGACGATCGTCGCCTCGTTCAGGCACTGCCCTCCATCAAGTCGGTCGTGGATCGCGGCGGCAAACTCATTCTGATGAGCCACCTGGGCCGGCCCAAAGGCACGGGACATGAGCCTGAATTCAGCCTGCGACCGGTCGCGACTCACCTGGCGTCGCTCATGGGATGCCCGGTGACATTTGCCGAGGACTGCGTTGGTTCGCCGGCCGATCGGGCCGTGGAGTCCATGACGCCGGGCAGCGTCGTATTGCTTGAGAATTTGCGCTTTCACGCGGCGGAGACCCTGATCGACAAGGCCAAAAAGAATCCGGATAAGAAGCCGACCGTCGAGCAGCGGGCATCCATCGACGCATTCGCGCGGGAACTGGTGAGATACGGGGACTTGTACTGCAACGACGCCTTTGGAACCTGTCATCGGAAACATGCCAGCATGTACGACGTGCCGCTGATGATAGGCGCGGGAAGACGTTGTTGTGGACGGCTGGTGGAGAAGGAGCTTCGGTTTCTCGGAGAAGCCCTGAATCGACCGGCGCGGCCGTTCGTCGCGATCCTCGGCGGCGCCAAGGTCAGCGACAAGATCGGCGTCATCGAAAGCCTGCTCCCCAAGGTGGATTCGATCCTGATCGGCGGAGCCATGGCCTATACATTCCTGGCCTCCAAGGGCATGCGCGTCGGAGACAGTCTTTGTGAGCGCGACAAGCTGGAGATTGCCAAGGCATTGCTGGAGAAGTCCGCCGGGAAAATTCACTTGCCGATCGACAGCATCTGTGCGGCGAAATTAGAGGCCAACGTGTCGACGCGGGTCGTCGCGGGCGAGATTGAGTCGGGTCTTGCGGGTTTTGACGTCGGACCGGGCACCGTGTCCGCTTTCAGGGATGTTCTCGAAACGGCCAAGACCATCGTTTGGAACGGGCCCATGGGGGTGTTTGAGACGCCGCCCTTTGACACCGGAACACTGGCGATTGCCAAGGCGCTGGCCGAGGCAACGGCACGCGGCGCGATCACCATCATCGGCGGCGGCGATTCGTCGGCGGCGGTGGAGGCGGCCGGGCTCGCGGACGAGATGACACATATCTCGACGGGCGGGGGGGCAAGCCTGGAGTTTCTCGAGGGCAAGCCGTTCGCCACGATCGAGCTGCTGGATGATGCGTGA
- a CDS encoding type II secretion system protein — translation MPIHGASERRIAAFATGMTLVEMIITTLMIGIGLFFLSGWMNSTRQATRRDLSIRLLSDLDKALSRYHRAFGQYPRGSGPNAANWAATALLDFDRTRPLLEALPPGLWKGPGRKNLVDPWGTPLKYLSDPKESLQVRANNGRPIFVSAGPDRDFGVEDDSRIGDNLRSDDPGPEGFRLHDLIRDSSTTMEAEQHGQTDD, via the coding sequence ATGCCGATTCACGGAGCCAGCGAAAGACGCATCGCGGCGTTCGCCACGGGAATGACACTCGTCGAAATGATCATCACCACATTGATGATCGGGATCGGGCTGTTCTTCCTTTCCGGGTGGATGAACTCCACGCGTCAGGCCACGCGCCGCGACCTATCCATCCGATTGCTCTCCGATCTTGACAAGGCGTTGTCCCGGTATCACCGCGCCTTCGGTCAGTATCCGCGAGGCTCCGGTCCGAATGCAGCGAACTGGGCGGCGACGGCCCTGTTGGATTTCGATCGAACGCGTCCACTGCTCGAAGCACTGCCTCCGGGATTGTGGAAGGGGCCGGGGCGGAAGAACCTCGTCGATCCATGGGGAACGCCGCTCAAATATCTGTCCGACCCGAAGGAGTCCCTCCAGGTGCGAGCCAACAATGGTCGGCCGATTTTTGTCTCGGCCGGCCCGGATCGAGACTTTGGAGTGGAGGATGATTCCAGGATCGGCGACAATCTGAGAAGCGACGATCCAGGGCCCGAGGGGTTTCGGCTGCACGACCTGATTCGCGATTCGTCGACGACGATGGAGGCGGAACAACATGGCCAAACGGACGATTGA
- a CDS encoding ATP-binding cassette domain-containing protein, with translation MPQIEVSALTKTFRVPEREGGFWASVRSVVRRRYKEVRAVEQVSFSVEKGEIVGFLGPNGAGKTTTLKMMSGLLHPTSGTCSVMGHVPWRRESTYLRRISMLMGQRSQLSWDLPAMDSFLVHAAVYDLPKRAYQETLDELVTLLDIRDILKKQVRTLSLGERMKCEICVSLLHRPDVLFLDEPTIGVDITMQARIRDFIADYNRRYGATLILTSHYMADVTALCKRIIVIDHGRILFDGLLGDLSARLAPFKVIKIDLDHQADGYDFAALGDVLQRQERKIMLRVAKKSAPAVTDRLLRDLPVLDLTIEDPPIEDVISLAFGRKADEPQPAGVSK, from the coding sequence ATGCCACAGATTGAAGTCAGCGCACTGACCAAGACCTTTCGTGTGCCCGAGCGCGAGGGCGGCTTCTGGGCGTCGGTGCGTTCCGTCGTTCGGCGCAGGTACAAGGAGGTCCGCGCCGTCGAGCAGGTCAGTTTCTCCGTTGAAAAGGGCGAGATCGTCGGTTTCCTCGGTCCCAACGGGGCGGGAAAGACGACGACGCTGAAGATGATGTCGGGGCTGTTGCACCCGACGTCGGGCACCTGCTCGGTCATGGGGCATGTTCCGTGGCGGCGCGAGTCGACCTATCTGCGCCGGATCAGCATGCTCATGGGCCAGCGCAGCCAGTTGAGCTGGGACCTGCCGGCGATGGACTCGTTCCTGGTCCACGCCGCGGTGTACGACCTGCCCAAACGAGCATATCAGGAGACCCTCGACGAGTTGGTCACACTGCTGGATATCCGCGACATCCTCAAGAAGCAGGTGCGCACCCTGTCGCTCGGCGAGCGCATGAAATGCGAGATCTGCGTCTCGCTGCTCCACCGGCCCGACGTGCTCTTTCTCGATGAACCGACGATCGGCGTCGATATCACCATGCAGGCGCGCATCCGCGACTTCATCGCCGATTACAACCGGCGCTACGGGGCCACGCTGATTCTCACCAGCCACTACATGGCCGACGTCACGGCGCTGTGCAAGCGGATCATCGTCATCGACCACGGGCGCATTCTCTTTGACGGCCTGCTCGGCGACCTGTCCGCGCGGCTGGCCCCGTTCAAGGTCATCAAGATCGATCTGGACCATCAGGCTGACGGCTACGACTTCGCGGCCCTCGGAGATGTCCTTCAGCGGCAGGAGCGGAAGATCATGCTCCGCGTCGCCAAGAAATCGGCCCCGGCTGTCACCGATCGACTTCTGCGCGACCTGCCGGTTCTCGACCTGACCATTGAGGACCCGCCGATCGAGGATGTCATCTCTCTGGCCTTCGGTCGAAAGGCGGATGAGCCTCAGCCGGCGGGAGTCTCGAAGTGA
- a CDS encoding ABC-2 family transporter protein, producing MRVVVRSFAAFLRAAVGTMLQYRGEIILWAIWGLINPAVLYAIWSAAAESNVDQTLAGFSRGQFAAYYFCIMIIGHFTTAWDAYELGYLIRSGSLSPQLLRPILPIWAALAANMAYKITTLAFVGPMWALFFWIVRPTFDAALWQIVLGIVATMLAGVLNFLLGYVVALVSFWSPKLDAVGEAYFGIGMIFGGRFAPLAALPGILYHAAYILPFRWMYAFPAELMMGKIKTPAEALSGLTIQLVWLLGIVFVFRFGWKAAVRHYSAVSG from the coding sequence GTGAGAGTCGTCGTTCGCTCATTCGCCGCCTTCCTTCGGGCCGCCGTCGGCACGATGCTTCAGTATCGCGGGGAGATCATCCTCTGGGCCATCTGGGGGCTCATTAACCCCGCCGTTCTTTACGCCATCTGGAGCGCGGCCGCCGAGAGCAACGTCGATCAGACGCTTGCGGGCTTTAGTCGCGGGCAGTTCGCGGCGTACTACTTCTGCATCATGATCATCGGGCACTTCACGACCGCGTGGGATGCCTATGAACTCGGCTATCTCATTCGCAGCGGATCGCTTTCGCCGCAACTTCTTAGGCCCATTCTGCCCATCTGGGCTGCGCTGGCCGCCAACATGGCGTACAAGATCACCACGCTTGCCTTTGTGGGGCCGATGTGGGCCCTGTTCTTCTGGATCGTTCGTCCGACTTTCGACGCCGCGCTGTGGCAGATCGTGCTGGGCATCGTCGCCACGATGCTGGCGGGGGTTCTCAATTTTCTCCTGGGCTATGTGGTCGCGCTGGTCTCTTTCTGGTCGCCCAAGCTCGATGCGGTGGGCGAGGCCTACTTCGGCATCGGCATGATCTTCGGCGGCCGGTTCGCGCCGCTGGCCGCGCTGCCGGGGATTCTTTATCACGCCGCGTACATCCTTCCCTTTCGGTGGATGTACGCCTTTCCGGCGGAGCTGATGATGGGCAAGATCAAGACGCCGGCCGAGGCATTGTCCGGACTCACGATTCAACTTGTCTGGCTCCTGGGCATCGTTTTCGTCTTTCGCTTCGGGTGGAAGGCGGCGGTTCGGCACTATTCGGCGGTGAGCGGTTGA
- a CDS encoding ABC-2 family transporter protein: MNFMRPIRLIALFTKVNVQNLAAYRFDMYMRIVVSILHLISELIGVYIIFSNTQDVRGWKWQHMLVLVGVYRTVAGGIRIAIVPNMRKLLEDIREGTLDFVLLKPVNAQFLVSIREIVIYRVVDVLLGLSIAVYGCVKLTGHVPVAQAINFAATLAAGFTIVYGVWLMLGTMCFWFVRVQNIEMVFWNVFEAGRFPIDIYRESVRWTLTYLVPLAFITTVPARALISGDMTAAPTTVAWGFALAAVMLVVSNRFWKFGLRHYSGASA, translated from the coding sequence ATGAACTTCATGCGCCCCATTCGACTGATCGCCCTGTTCACCAAGGTGAACGTGCAGAACCTCGCCGCCTATCGGTTTGACATGTACATGCGCATCGTCGTCTCGATTCTGCACCTGATCAGCGAACTGATCGGCGTCTATATCATCTTCTCCAACACGCAGGACGTTCGCGGGTGGAAGTGGCAGCACATGCTCGTCCTCGTCGGCGTCTATCGCACGGTCGCGGGCGGCATCCGCATCGCCATCGTTCCGAACATGCGCAAGCTTCTGGAGGACATCCGCGAGGGCACGCTCGATTTTGTGCTGCTCAAGCCCGTCAACGCGCAGTTCCTTGTCAGCATTCGCGAGATTGTGATCTATCGGGTGGTCGATGTACTGCTGGGGCTGAGCATTGCCGTATACGGCTGCGTCAAGCTGACCGGACACGTGCCTGTCGCGCAGGCGATCAATTTCGCCGCGACGCTGGCGGCGGGGTTCACGATCGTCTATGGCGTGTGGCTCATGCTCGGGACGATGTGCTTCTGGTTTGTTCGGGTGCAGAACATTGAGATGGTTTTCTGGAATGTCTTCGAGGCGGGCCGGTTCCCGATCGACATTTATCGCGAGAGCGTCCGCTGGACGCTGACGTACCTCGTCCCGCTCGCCTTTATCACGACGGTTCCCGCCCGGGCTCTGATCTCGGGCGATATGACGGCGGCGCCGACCACGGTGGCATGGGGCTTCGCCCTCGCTGCGGTGATGCTGGTGGTGTCGAACCGGTTTTGGAAATTCGGTCTTCGGCATTACAGCGGGGCCTCGGCGTAG